The genomic window GCCCGCCCCCGCGGGCGAGCGGTGCCGGCAGGTCGTCGCCGGCCACCAGGTGCCCCGGGAAGCCGTCCTCCGCGAGCGCCGCGGCGTTCGCGCGGACGTCGTCGGCCTCCGCCTCGTCGACGGCGAGCCGGAGGAGCCCGTCGACGCGGAAGTGGTCCCGCGCGCCGACGGCGTCGGCGACCTCGAGCACCTCCCGCTGGGCGGCCAGCGTCGCCGCGTGGACGGCCGCGGCCCGCTCGCGCCCCCACAGCCGGCGGGTGTCGTGGTACATCGGCGCGGCGCCGGCGATGAAGAAGCCGCCGTTGCGGCCGCTCGCGCCGGAGGCCACCTCGGCCCGGTCGAGCACGACCACCGAGAGGCCGGCGTCGACGAGGCGCCGGGCGGTCGCCAGGCCACCGACGCCGGCACCGACCACGCAGACGTCCGCCCGCGCCTCGCCCTCCAGCGCCGGTCGCGGGCGGTGGGGCTCGTCCTGCCACAGCGGCACCGGTGCGCTGGTCACGTGCGTCCACCTCTCGACGGGCTCCTCGCGGCTGAGCGCCCCACCGTGGCACGGCGCGGCGCCGGACCGGGAAACGCGGTCGTCCCGGACGCGCCGGTGCGGGCCACCACGGTGCACGGCCGACGTCCGGGGCCCCTCCGACGAGTCGTTCACCGCGGTGCCGAGGGCGCTGGGCGGACTGCCGGACGACGGGGACGCGGGCGGCTCGGTCGCGGTCCTCGTCGACGGCGAGCCGGTGGTGGACGTCTGGGGCGGGTCCGCCGACGCGGAGGGCACGACCCCGTGGCGGCGGGACACGACCACCGGCGTCCGGTCGGTGACCAGGACGATGACGGCGCGGTGCGCGCCGGTACTCGCCGGCCGCGGCGACCTCGACCTGGGCGCACCGGTCGGCCGGAGTCCACCGTGCGGGGCGAGGAGCGGGTGCTGGTGCGGCGACTGCTCGCACACGGCGGGCCTCCCGACCGGGACGGGCCGGTGGAGGACCTCCACGACTGGACGGCGGCCACGACCCGGCTGGCCCCGCAGGGGGAGCCGGGGACCGCGGCCGGTACCACTCGCTCACCCGGGGGTTCCTCGTGGGCGAGGTCGTCCGCTGACCACGGACCGGACGTCTCCCCGTGATCACACCCAACTTAGGACAGGCTAACCTCGCCCGGTGCCGAAGAACGCGGGCCTGCTGCGCCCCTCCCGTCTCGCCGTCCCGCTCGCCGTCCTGGCCCTGTCCGGAGGGCTGACCGCCTGCGGCGGCTCGGAGGACGACGCCGCCGCGTCCGCCGCCGGGACGTCCTCCTCGCCGGGCTTCCCGGTCAGCATCGAGAACCGGTTCGGCACGACCGAGATCCCCGCCGAGCCGCAGCGCGTGGTCACCGTGGGCTTCAACGACCAGGACTTCGTGCTGGCCCTGGGCGTCACCCCGGTCGGCGAGCGCGAGCTCCTGGGCGACTACGACGCCACGACGCGTCCCTGGGCGGAGGAGCTGCTCCCGGCGGAGGACATCCCCACCGTGGGCGGTGAGGAGATCGACCTCGAGGCCGTCGCCGCGCTGGAACCCGACCTGATCGTCGGCGTGTACTCCTTCATGGACGAGACGGTCTACGACCAGCTGTCCGGCATCGCGCCGACGCTCGCCCAGACCGACGAGTACGCCGACGGCGCCACCCCGTGGCAGGAGCAGACCCTGCTCATCGGTCAGGCGCTCGGCCGCGAGGACGAGGCGCAGCGGCTCGTCGACGACGTCGAGGGCCGGTTCCAGCGGGCGGTCGAGGAGAACCCCGGCTTCGCCGACAGCTCGATCGCCGTGGACCTGACCGGCGTCGGCTCGGGCCACTACCTGCTCGGCGCGGACGACCTGCGCACCCAGTTCTTCACCGGTCTCGGCTTCGGCGTCCCCGACACCAGCACCGACGTCAGCCAGGAGCGGCTGGACCTGCTGGACGCCGACGTGCTGGCCGTGAACGGGTACGACCAGGCCGCCGCCGACGCGGACACGCTGTTCTCCGCCCTCGACGTGGTGACCCAGGGCCGCACGGTCCTGCTCGGCAGCTACTCCGGCGACGTGTCCGCCGCGCTCGGCTTCGGCAGCCCGCTGTCGCTCCCCTTCCTGCTGGACGAGGTCGTGCCGGCCCTCGCCGCTGCCGCCGACGGCGACCCGGCCACCGCGGTCCCCGCTCTCGGCTGAACCCCTCGACGCGCCCTCGGCCAGCCGGTCGAGGGCGCGTGGAGCGCTCAGGCGTGCGCCGCGTGGTCCGGGACGTCGTCCCGCGCCCGCGAGCCCACCCGGTCCGGACACGCGCCGGAGAACGCGATCAGCCCCCAGGTGACCGCGATCGGCACGGCCCAGTCGAGCAGCAGCTCCGCCAGGTGGTCGGAGGAGCGGGTGGTGGCGTGCTCCTCGAGGAGCGTGTCGAGGACACCGGCGGCCCCGATCACGACCATCCCCGTCCCCCACGCCGCGCTGACGACCCGGTCGACGGACCGGGACCAGGGAGACCGGCTCCACGGCCGCCGACCATCCGCGCGGGCGGTCCCATCCCGCTCCAGGCCCCGTCTCAGACGGACGGCGCCGCCACCTGGGGCCGTCGGACGGCGTAGCGCAGCAGCACGACGCCGTTGCCGAAGCGCCGGTCCTCCACCAGCTCCAGGTCGGTCGGGGTGTCGGCGGTCTCGAACAGCCGCCGACCGCGGCCGACGACGACCGGGTTGACGTAGAGCCGGTACTCGTCGACCAGGTCCAGCCGGCGGAAGGTCTCGACCAGGTCGACCCCGCCGAGCGTCATGTCCCCGCCGGGCTGCTGCTTCAGCGCGCGGATCTCCTCGGGGTCCACCTCCGCCCGCAGCGAGGCGTTGGGGCCGACCTCCCGCAGCGTGCGGGAGAACACGATCTTGGGCACCGCCCGCCAGATGCCGGCGAACTCGTGCATGACCGGCGGGTACCCGGGGTTCTGGTCGGCGGTCGGCCACACCGCCTCCATGAGCTCGTAGGTGACCCGGCCCTCCACGAAGGCGCTCATGGTGGCGAGCTGCTCGTTGAAGTGCGCGTGCAGCTCCTCGTCGACCCGGTGCCAGCTCAGGTCGCGGTCCGGCCCCTCGAAGTAGCCGTCCAGCGACAGCATCATGTGCACGACGATCTTCCGCATGCGTCCTCCTGGTCTGCGGCTCGGCCCGGGAACTCGGACCGGCGGACGCGGACGATCTCATCGGTCCCGTCGTCGTCCGGTGCCAGGCGACGGCGCGGGGACGCAGCCGGAGCGGACCACTGCAGTCGTCCGGACGCTCCCCCGGGCCGCCTCGACGCCGGGCCCTCCGCCCACCGGATCGCCGACCGCCGCGAGCGCGACCGTCGGCGCGCGGGCCGACGCACGCGGTCGGGGAAGCCGACGCGGGGCGCACCACCGATCGGGCGACGCGGCTGCACCGAGGGCCAGGACCTCGCCTCGGGCCGATCGTGGCGGGCGGTGCCCGTGTCCGGCTGGGTCCGGAGGGCTGGGATCCGTCCGGTGACGTGGTGGTGACGGCCCAGGCCCCAGGATCCGGGTGCGTCGGGATGGGGGTGGACGGACATGGACGTCGAGATCGGGACGTTCAACCTGCTCAACCTGGCCCGGCCCGGCGAGCGCTACTACCCGGACGAGAGGCCGTACTCCCAGGCCGAGTACGAGCAGAAGGCGACGTGGATCGCGCACCAGCTGCGCCTCATGGACGCGGACCTGGTCGGCTTACAGGAGGTCTTCCACGAGGAGGCCCTGCGGGACGTCTGCGACCGGTCCGGGCAGTACGACGACGGCACCGTCGTCGCGCCGGGCGCCGACGGGGCCAGCGGCCCGCGACTCGGCCTGGCCAGCCGGCTGCCCCTCGACGGTCCGGTCACGGCCGTCACCGACTTCCCGCCGGGGATCGACGTGGCGGTCGAGGACGTCGGCCTGCCGGCCGGGACGTTCAGTCGTCCCGTCCTGCGCGCCCGCGTCGTCCTCGACCCGGCGAAGGACACCACCGCGACGGTCCTGGTCGCGCACCTGAAGTCCAAGCGCCCCATCCGCGACCCGCAGGCCCCGGAGCACGATCCGCGCGAGGAGGCCCTCGGCAAGGCCCGCGCGCTCGTCCGCAGGGCCGCGGAGGCGGCGGCCCTGCGCTTCCTGGTGCTGGACGAGGTCGTCGGCACCTCGCAACCCGTGATCGTGCTGGGCGACCTCAACGACGCCGCCCGGGCGGTCACCACCGACGTCATCATGGGCGACGCACCCTCGAGGTTCTGGCCGAGCGACCCCGAGGACCGACGGGCCTACTGGGACCGGCTCCTCTACTCGGCGTACGAGCTGACCGTCCGCCGCACCGGACGCGACGTCAGCTACACGCACATCTTCAACGGGCACTACGAGAACCTCGACCACATCCTGGTGAGCCAGGAGTTCTACGAGCGCAATCCGCAGCGCATCGCGGAGGTCCGCTACCTGCGCTACCTCAACGACCACCTGGTCGACAGCCAGCTCAGCAACGACCGCCGCGACCGGGTCGCTTCCGACCACGCCCAGCTCGTCGCCGAGATCCGCCTGCTCTGACGTGGATCGAGGACCGGTCGTCCCGGCCCGCACCGGCAGGACGGTGACGCGGTCGTGACGTCCGGGTGACGGCGCACCGGGCACCGTCTCCCCGGACGGTCCCGGCGGTGTCGACCGCCGGGCGACGGCATCCGCGACGGCGGCACCCGGGCGGTCAGGAGCGACGATGGACCCACTGACCGGCACGGTCGTCTTCTCCGACGTCGGCGGCACGCTGGCCTCGGTCTCGGTCTCCGCGGGCGGGGACCGGATCGAGCGACTCGCCGTCTACCCCGACGTCCCCGGGATCCTCCGTGGTCTCCAGGAGCGAGGGGCCCGACTGGGCGTGATCTCCGACCCCGGCCCCCTGCCCGCCGAGGAGGTCGACCGGGCCCTGGCGGAGGCCGGTCTCCGGAGGTTCTTCGAGCCGGACCTGGTCGTCTACGGCCGGAAGGACTCGCCCCGCCTCTTCGAGCGGGCCGCGGAGCGCGCCGGGGCCGCGGACCGGCTCCTCTTCGTCGGCGAGGACGCGGACGAGCGCGCGCACGCCCTGGCCGCCGGGATGCTCGTGGCGCCCCACCCGGGGCTGGCGGAGGCGGTGCTGGACGAGCGGGCCCCCGTGCGCTACCTGCGGATCACCGTGCCGGCGTCGCACGCCGCCAGCCAGTGGCGCCCGGCGCTGCGGGACCTGCCGGTACTGGCCCTGCACGTCGCAGGCCCGGCCGGCACCACGGTCTACGCCGTCGGGACCACGTCAGCCGCCGCACGACTGGACGACCTGGGCTTCCGCGTGGACCGCCTGGGCGCCGGGGACG from Geodermatophilus normandii includes these protein-coding regions:
- a CDS encoding endonuclease/exonuclease/phosphatase family protein: MDVEIGTFNLLNLARPGERYYPDERPYSQAEYEQKATWIAHQLRLMDADLVGLQEVFHEEALRDVCDRSGQYDDGTVVAPGADGASGPRLGLASRLPLDGPVTAVTDFPPGIDVAVEDVGLPAGTFSRPVLRARVVLDPAKDTTATVLVAHLKSKRPIRDPQAPEHDPREEALGKARALVRRAAEAAALRFLVLDEVVGTSQPVIVLGDLNDAARAVTTDVIMGDAPSRFWPSDPEDRRAYWDRLLYSAYELTVRRTGRDVSYTHIFNGHYENLDHILVSQEFYERNPQRIAEVRYLRYLNDHLVDSQLSNDRRDRVASDHAQLVAEIRLL
- a CDS encoding dihydrofolate reductase family protein, translating into MRKIVVHMMLSLDGYFEGPDRDLSWHRVDEELHAHFNEQLATMSAFVEGRVTYELMEAVWPTADQNPGYPPVMHEFAGIWRAVPKIVFSRTLREVGPNASLRAEVDPEEIRALKQQPGGDMTLGGVDLVETFRRLDLVDEYRLYVNPVVVGRGRRLFETADTPTDLELVEDRRFGNGVVLLRYAVRRPQVAAPSV
- a CDS encoding serine hydrolase domain-containing protein, which encodes MPRALGGLPDDGDAGGSVAVLVDGEPVVDVWGGSADAEGTTPWRRDTTTGVRSVTRTMTARCAPVLAGRGDLDLGAPVGRSPPCGARSGCWCGDCSHTAGLPTGTGRWRTSTTGRRPRPGWPRRGSRGPRPVPLAHPGVPRGRGRPLTTDRTSPRDHTQLRTG
- a CDS encoding iron-siderophore ABC transporter substrate-binding protein; its protein translation is MPKNAGLLRPSRLAVPLAVLALSGGLTACGGSEDDAAASAAGTSSSPGFPVSIENRFGTTEIPAEPQRVVTVGFNDQDFVLALGVTPVGERELLGDYDATTRPWAEELLPAEDIPTVGGEEIDLEAVAALEPDLIVGVYSFMDETVYDQLSGIAPTLAQTDEYADGATPWQEQTLLIGQALGREDEAQRLVDDVEGRFQRAVEENPGFADSSIAVDLTGVGSGHYLLGADDLRTQFFTGLGFGVPDTSTDVSQERLDLLDADVLAVNGYDQAAADADTLFSALDVVTQGRTVLLGSYSGDVSAALGFGSPLSLPFLLDEVVPALAAAADGDPATAVPALG